In Emcibacter sp. SYSU 3D8, one DNA window encodes the following:
- the recA gene encoding recombinase RecA has product MSANLQLINRDTMDKQKALDAALSQIERAFGKGSVMKLGQKEASVDVEAVPTGSLGLDIALGIGGLPKGRIIEIYGPESSGKTTLALHVVAEVQKRGGIAAFIDAEHALDPNYARKLGCDVPELLISQPDTGEQALEIADTLVRSGAVGVLVIDSVAALTPRAELEGEMGDSHVGLQARLMSQALRKLTGSISRSNCMVIFINQIRMKIGVMFGSPETTTGGNALKFYASVRLDIRRIGQIKDKEEVVGNQTRVKVVKNKVAPPFRTVEFDIMYGEGISKMGELVDLGVKAGIVEKSGSWFSYDSTRIGQGRENAKEFLRNNPAMAESIEKAVRANAGIIAEAITGGPDADSDAGDDEDGSL; this is encoded by the coding sequence ATGTCGGCCAATCTTCAGCTCATCAATCGGGACACCATGGACAAGCAGAAAGCTCTGGACGCGGCGCTGAGCCAGATCGAACGCGCGTTTGGCAAAGGGTCGGTGATGAAGCTGGGGCAGAAGGAAGCCTCGGTCGACGTCGAGGCTGTTCCGACCGGCTCGCTGGGACTCGATATTGCGCTCGGCATCGGCGGCCTGCCCAAAGGCCGTATCATCGAGATTTACGGCCCGGAAAGTTCGGGCAAGACCACGCTGGCGCTGCATGTGGTGGCCGAAGTGCAAAAGCGCGGCGGCATCGCGGCGTTCATCGACGCCGAGCACGCGCTCGATCCCAATTATGCGCGCAAGCTGGGCTGCGACGTGCCCGAGCTGCTGATTTCCCAGCCCGATACGGGCGAGCAGGCGCTCGAGATCGCCGACACGCTGGTGCGGTCGGGCGCGGTGGGCGTGCTGGTCATCGACAGTGTGGCCGCGCTGACACCGCGCGCCGAACTGGAAGGCGAGATGGGTGATTCGCATGTGGGCCTGCAGGCGCGGCTGATGAGCCAGGCGCTGCGCAAGCTGACCGGGTCGATATCGCGCTCGAACTGCATGGTCATCTTCATCAACCAGATTCGCATGAAGATCGGCGTCATGTTCGGCAGCCCCGAGACCACCACCGGCGGCAACGCCCTGAAGTTCTACGCGTCGGTCCGCCTCGATATCCGCCGTATCGGCCAGATCAAGGACAAGGAAGAGGTGGTCGGCAACCAGACCCGGGTGAAGGTGGTCAAGAACAAGGTGGCGCCGCCGTTCCGCACCGTCGAGTTCGACATCATGTACGGCGAGGGTATTTCCAAGATGGGCGAGTTGGTCGATCTGGGCGTCAAGGCCGGTATCGTCGAGAAATCCGGTTCATGGTTTTCCTATGATTCGACGCGGATCGGCCAGGGCCGCGAGAACGCCAAGGAGTTCCTGCGAAACAATCCGGCCATGGCCGAATCCATCGAGAAGGCCGTCCGGGCCAATGCAGGCATCATCGCCGAGGCCATCACCGGCGGGCCGGATGCGGATTCGGACGCGGGAGACGACGAGGACGGCTCGCTCTAG
- the alaS gene encoding alanine--tRNA ligase: MKSANEIRRAFLDFFARHGHTAVPSAPLVPHNDPTLMFTNAGMVPFKNVFTGNETRDYVRAASSQKCVRAGGKHNDLDNVGYTARHHTFFEMLGNFSFGDYFKPEAIEFAWNLLTQDFAIDPKRLTVTVYHEDEEAAALWRKIAGLSDDRIIRIATSDNFWSMGDTGPCGPCSEIFYDHGAHIAGGPPGSPDENGDRFVEIWNLVFMQFEQVTPDKRIALPRPSIDTGAGLERVTAVLQGVHDNYDTDLLRVLIEASAEATGTDPDGAQKVSHRVIADHLRACSFLVADGVLPSNEGRGYVLRRIMRRAMRHAHMLGAQDPLMYRLVPALTLEMGQAYPELNRAEALISETFRLEETRFRVTLERGLRLLDDELNRLPSGAQLPGEVAFKLYDTYGFPLDLTEDALRAMGRTVEHDGFKAAMARQRAEARKAWAGSGETATEALWFEIREEHGATEFLGYDATDADGKIVAIIRDGQLVDTAEPGQEVAIVTNQTPFYGESGGQMGDTGSLAGDVGTVEITDTRKMLGALHAHMGKVHAGPVRVGDVVQMHVDVERRDRLRANHSATHLAHEALRQVLGAHVTQKGSLVAPERLRFDISHQAPLTPEQIALVEDKVNRQVRRNVEVTTRLMTPDEAVEAGALALFGEKYGDEVRVVGMGLGEEPSRPSYSVELCGGTHVRRTGDIGLFKIVGQGAVSAGVRRIEAMTGAGAVEYVNEQERLLTQAAMAVKAAPAELPERITALIADRRRLERELADAKKALAMGGGGARAADDDIRAVGSVKMLARVLEGVSAKDLRGLIDDAKKSLGSGVAAFVAVADGKASVAVGVTDDLTARVSAVDLVRAGAEALGGKGGGGRPDMAQAGGPDTGKAQDALAAIEAAVAAAA; encoded by the coding sequence GTGAAGAGCGCCAACGAGATCAGGCGGGCATTTCTGGATTTCTTTGCACGCCACGGCCACACCGCCGTGCCGTCGGCGCCGCTCGTGCCGCACAATGACCCGACCCTGATGTTCACCAATGCCGGCATGGTGCCGTTCAAGAACGTGTTCACCGGCAACGAGACGCGCGACTATGTCCGCGCGGCGTCCAGCCAGAAATGTGTCCGCGCCGGCGGCAAGCACAACGACCTGGACAATGTGGGCTATACGGCGCGCCACCACACCTTCTTCGAGATGCTCGGCAATTTCTCGTTCGGCGACTATTTCAAGCCCGAGGCCATCGAATTCGCCTGGAACCTGCTGACGCAGGACTTCGCCATCGACCCGAAGCGGCTGACCGTCACCGTCTATCACGAGGACGAGGAAGCCGCCGCCCTGTGGCGAAAGATCGCCGGCCTGTCCGACGACCGCATCATCCGCATCGCGACCTCGGACAATTTCTGGTCCATGGGCGATACCGGCCCGTGCGGGCCGTGTTCGGAGATCTTCTACGATCACGGCGCGCATATTGCCGGTGGCCCGCCCGGTTCGCCGGACGAGAACGGTGACCGGTTCGTCGAGATATGGAACCTGGTGTTCATGCAGTTCGAGCAGGTCACGCCGGACAAGCGCATTGCGCTGCCCAGGCCCAGCATCGACACGGGAGCCGGCCTCGAGCGCGTCACCGCCGTGCTGCAGGGCGTGCACGACAATTACGACACCGACCTGCTGCGCGTGCTGATCGAGGCCTCGGCCGAGGCGACCGGCACCGATCCCGACGGCGCCCAGAAAGTCTCGCACCGGGTGATCGCCGACCATCTGCGCGCCTGTTCGTTCCTGGTGGCGGATGGCGTGCTGCCATCCAATGAAGGCCGGGGTTACGTGCTGCGCCGGATCATGCGGCGCGCCATGCGCCATGCCCATATGCTGGGCGCCCAGGATCCGCTGATGTACCGGCTGGTGCCGGCGCTTACCCTGGAAATGGGGCAGGCCTATCCCGAACTGAACCGCGCCGAAGCGCTGATCAGCGAGACGTTCCGGCTGGAGGAGACTCGTTTCCGGGTCACGCTGGAGCGCGGCCTGCGGCTGCTCGACGACGAGTTGAACCGGCTGCCGTCCGGCGCGCAACTGCCCGGCGAGGTGGCGTTCAAGCTGTACGATACCTATGGCTTCCCGCTGGACCTGACCGAGGACGCGCTGCGCGCCATGGGCCGCACGGTCGAACATGATGGCTTCAAGGCGGCCATGGCCCGGCAGCGGGCCGAGGCGCGCAAGGCCTGGGCCGGTTCAGGCGAGACGGCGACCGAGGCCCTGTGGTTCGAGATCCGTGAGGAGCATGGCGCGACCGAATTCCTCGGTTACGATGCCACCGACGCCGATGGCAAGATCGTCGCCATCATCCGGGATGGCCAGCTTGTCGATACGGCCGAGCCGGGCCAGGAGGTGGCCATCGTCACCAACCAGACGCCGTTCTACGGCGAATCCGGCGGCCAGATGGGCGATACCGGGTCGCTTGCCGGCGATGTCGGCACGGTCGAGATCACCGATACCCGCAAGATGCTCGGTGCGCTACACGCGCATATGGGCAAGGTCCATGCCGGCCCGGTCAGGGTCGGCGACGTGGTGCAGATGCATGTGGACGTCGAACGCCGCGACCGGCTGCGCGCCAATCATTCGGCCACCCATCTGGCGCATGAGGCGTTGCGGCAGGTGCTGGGCGCCCACGTCACCCAGAAGGGCTCGCTGGTCGCGCCCGAGCGGCTGCGCTTCGATATCTCGCACCAGGCGCCGCTGACGCCCGAACAGATCGCGCTGGTCGAGGACAAGGTCAACCGTCAGGTCCGCCGGAATGTGGAAGTGACGACCAGGCTGATGACGCCCGACGAAGCGGTGGAAGCCGGTGCGCTGGCCCTGTTCGGCGAGAAGTACGGCGACGAGGTGAGGGTTGTCGGCATGGGCCTGGGCGAGGAACCGTCGCGCCCGAGCTATTCGGTCGAGCTGTGCGGCGGCACCCATGTTCGGCGCACTGGCGATATCGGCCTGTTCAAGATCGTCGGCCAGGGCGCCGTGTCCGCCGGCGTCAGGCGCATCGAGGCGATGACCGGTGCGGGCGCGGTCGAGTATGTCAATGAGCAGGAGCGTCTGCTGACCCAGGCGGCCATGGCGGTGAAGGCCGCGCCGGCCGAGTTGCCCGAGCGCATCACTGCGCTGATCGCGGACCGGCGGCGGTTGGAGCGGGAGCTTGCCGATGCCAAGAAGGCGCTGGCCATGGGCGGCGGCGGGGCGCGCGCGGCGGATGACGATATCCGCGCGGTCGGTTCGGTGAAGATGCTGGCCCGCGTGCTTGAAGGCGTGTCGGCCAAGGATTTGCGGGGCCTGATCGACGACGCGAAGAAATCACTGGGCTCGGGCGTCGCGGCATTCGTTGCCGTGGCCGATGGCAAGGCGTCTGTCGCGGTGGGCGTCACCGACGATCTGACGGCGCGTGTCAGTGCCGTCGACCTGGTGCGCGCCGGCGCCGAGGCGCTGGGCGGCAAGGGCGGCGGTGGCCGTCCCGACATGGCCCAGGCGGGCGGCCCGGACACCGGGAAGGCGCAGGATGCGCTTGCCGCTATCGAGGCCGCCGTGGCGGCGGCGGCGTAA
- a CDS encoding TIGR00730 family Rossman fold protein, which translates to MSRPQSICVFCGSRRGTDPALAHAAAELGRTLAENGITLVYGAGGIGLMDVLAQAALDAGGKVTGVMPRHLAREELLKDGLTDLHIVETMHDRKRVMFELSGAFVALPGGIGTLEETVEILSWRQLGIHDKPIVLLNAGGAWDHFEALMRGRVAAGFCAPSDLELYEIVDRVDQLLPALDMARPPRIPSFTDWT; encoded by the coding sequence ATGTCCCGTCCCCAGTCCATCTGTGTATTCTGCGGCTCGCGCCGCGGCACCGATCCGGCGCTGGCACACGCCGCTGCCGAGCTGGGACGGACCCTGGCGGAAAACGGCATTACGCTGGTCTATGGCGCCGGCGGGATCGGCCTGATGGATGTGCTGGCGCAGGCCGCGCTGGATGCGGGCGGCAAGGTCACGGGCGTCATGCCGCGGCACCTGGCGCGCGAGGAACTGCTGAAGGACGGCCTGACAGACCTGCACATCGTCGAGACCATGCACGACCGGAAACGGGTGATGTTCGAGTTGTCCGGCGCCTTCGTCGCCCTGCCCGGCGGCATCGGCACCCTGGAGGAAACCGTGGAAATCCTGAGCTGGCGCCAGTTGGGCATCCACGACAAGCCGATTGTGCTGCTCAATGCGGGCGGCGCCTGGGATCACTTCGAGGCGCTGATGCGCGGCCGGGTCGCCGCCGGCTTCTGCGCTCCGTCGGACCTGGAACTGTATGAAATCGTCGACCGGGTTGACCAGTTGCTGCCGGCGCTGGATATGGCAAGGCCGCCCAGGATTCCCAGCTTCACGGACTGGACCTGA
- a CDS encoding VWA domain-containing protein, whose product MFTNFFYELKEAKIPVTLREYLTLMEALDKGVADYKVEDFYYLSRACLVKDEKNLDKFDRVFGRCFEGIEFSADAEKIDIPEDWLKQLVEKFFSEEEKAALEAMDWDELMETLKKRMEEQKARHEGGNKWIGTSGTSPYGAYGYNPAGVRIGQKESRNQKAVKVWDKREFKNLDDSLELGTRNIKVALRRLRRWAREGNAEELDLPDTIRATAKNAGYLDLKMVPERHNNVKVLLFFDVGGSMDPHIKVCQELFSAARSEFKNMEYFYFHNCVYEEVWQDNVRRRADKLNTFQVLHTYPHDYKVIFVGDATMSPYEIVHPGGSVEHWNEESGEVWMHRVLDVYHKAVWLNPVPEGYWETSPSIRLMKQIMGHRMFPMTLAGLENAMKALSR is encoded by the coding sequence ATGTTCACCAACTTCTTCTACGAGCTCAAGGAAGCGAAGATTCCCGTCACCCTGCGGGAATACCTCACCCTGATGGAGGCGCTCGACAAGGGCGTGGCCGACTACAAGGTCGAGGACTTCTATTATCTGTCCCGGGCTTGCCTGGTGAAGGACGAGAAGAACCTCGACAAGTTCGACCGGGTGTTCGGCAGGTGTTTCGAGGGTATCGAGTTCAGCGCCGATGCCGAAAAGATCGACATTCCCGAGGATTGGCTGAAGCAGCTGGTCGAGAAATTCTTCTCCGAGGAGGAGAAGGCCGCGCTCGAGGCCATGGACTGGGACGAGCTCATGGAAACCCTCAAGAAGCGCATGGAAGAGCAGAAGGCGCGGCACGAGGGCGGCAACAAGTGGATCGGCACGTCGGGCACCTCGCCTTACGGCGCCTACGGCTACAATCCGGCGGGCGTGCGCATCGGCCAGAAGGAAAGCCGCAACCAGAAGGCGGTCAAGGTCTGGGACAAGCGCGAGTTCAAGAATCTCGATGATTCGCTGGAACTCGGCACCCGCAACATCAAGGTCGCGCTGCGCCGCCTGCGCCGCTGGGCGCGCGAGGGCAATGCCGAGGAACTGGACCTGCCCGATACCATCCGCGCCACGGCCAAGAACGCCGGCTATCTCGACCTGAAGATGGTGCCCGAGCGGCACAACAACGTGAAAGTGCTGCTGTTCTTCGACGTCGGCGGCTCCATGGACCCGCATATCAAGGTGTGCCAGGAGCTGTTCTCGGCCGCCCGGTCCGAGTTCAAGAACATGGAATATTTCTACTTCCACAATTGCGTGTACGAGGAAGTGTGGCAGGACAACGTCCGCCGCCGCGCCGACAAGCTCAACACCTTCCAGGTGCTGCATACCTATCCGCACGACTACAAGGTCATCTTCGTCGGCGACGCCACCATGAGCCCCTACGAGATCGTCCATCCCGGCGGCTCGGTGGAGCATTGGAACGAGGAATCCGGCGAGGTCTGGATGCATCGGGTGCTCGACGTCTATCACAAGGCGGTCTGGCTCAATCCGGTGCCGGAAGGCTATTGGGAAACCTCGCCGTCGATCCGCCTGATGAAGCAGATCATGGGCCACCGCATGTTCCCCATGACCCTTGCGGGTCTGGAAAACGCGATGAAGGCACTGAGCCGCTAG
- a CDS encoding SH3 domain-containing protein has translation MLKKTLTATALALGATIMIAAPASAVPGYSTDRLDVKAGPDYDYPTVAYARSGSRIEINGCLRDWSWCDVTTHRGRGWVLGEDLQAERAGRRISYGAPWGVANVTFSIGNYWDNHYKGRSFYGDRDNWSRRGGKSNGHGRNDHDGRDRDGDGRDRDRDHPKR, from the coding sequence ATGTTGAAGAAAACACTTACCGCCACCGCCCTCGCTCTCGGCGCCACCATCATGATCGCGGCGCCAGCCAGCGCCGTACCAGGCTACTCGACCGACCGGCTCGACGTGAAGGCCGGCCCGGACTACGACTACCCGACAGTGGCCTATGCACGCAGCGGCAGCCGCATCGAAATCAACGGCTGTCTGCGCGATTGGTCGTGGTGCGACGTAACCACCCATCGGGGCCGCGGCTGGGTGCTGGGTGAAGACCTCCAGGCCGAGCGCGCCGGCCGTCGGATTTCCTACGGTGCGCCATGGGGCGTCGCGAACGTGACCTTCAGCATCGGTAACTACTGGGACAATCACTACAAGGGCCGCAGTTTCTATGGCGACCGGGACAATTGGAGCCGCCGCGGCGGCAAGAGCAACGGCCATGGACGCAATGACCACGACGGCCGCGACCGGGATGGCGACGGCCGCGATCGCGACCGCGATCACCCCAAGCGTTAA
- a CDS encoding NADP-dependent isocitrate dehydrogenase, producing MAKIKVKNPVVDLDGDEMTRIIWSFIKERLILPYLDIDLKYYDLGMEHRDATDDQVTIDAANAIKKYGVGVKCATITPDEARVEEFKLKKMWRSPNGTIRNILGGTVFREPIVCSNIPRLVPGWTKPIVIGRHAFGDQYRATDFKVPGPGKLTMKFEPEGGGEPTEYEIFQFPGSGVAMGMYNLDDSIRDFARACLNYGLDRKWPVYLSTKNTILKAYDGRFKDLFQEVFDAEFADKFKAAGTTYEHRLIDDMVASALKWDGAFVWACKNYDGDVQSDTVAQGYGSLGMMSSVLMTPDGKTCEAEAAHGTVTRHYRQHQRGEKTSTNPVASIFAWTRGLAHRGKLDETPEVIRFAETLEKVCVDAIQSGHMTKDLAILVSPDQAWLTTEDFLAKLDADLQKALA from the coding sequence ATGGCGAAGATCAAAGTCAAGAATCCCGTGGTCGATCTGGACGGCGACGAGATGACCCGGATCATCTGGAGCTTCATCAAGGAGCGCCTGATCCTTCCCTATCTCGACATCGACCTGAAATATTACGATCTGGGCATGGAGCACCGCGACGCCACCGACGACCAGGTGACGATCGACGCCGCCAACGCGATCAAGAAATATGGCGTGGGCGTGAAGTGCGCGACCATCACCCCCGACGAGGCGCGGGTCGAGGAATTCAAGCTGAAGAAGATGTGGCGCTCGCCCAACGGCACCATTCGCAACATTCTGGGCGGCACCGTGTTCCGCGAGCCCATCGTGTGCTCGAACATTCCGCGGCTGGTGCCGGGCTGGACCAAGCCGATCGTCATCGGCCGTCACGCGTTCGGCGACCAGTACCGCGCCACCGATTTCAAGGTGCCCGGTCCCGGCAAGCTGACCATGAAGTTCGAGCCCGAGGGCGGCGGCGAGCCGACCGAATACGAGATTTTCCAGTTCCCCGGCAGCGGCGTCGCCATGGGCATGTATAATCTCGACGACAGCATCAGGGACTTCGCCCGCGCCTGCCTGAACTACGGTCTCGACCGCAAGTGGCCGGTCTACCTGTCGACCAAGAACACGATCCTCAAGGCCTATGACGGCCGTTTCAAGGATCTGTTCCAGGAAGTGTTCGACGCGGAATTCGCCGACAAGTTCAAGGCCGCCGGCACCACCTACGAGCATCGCCTGATCGACGACATGGTCGCGTCCGCCCTGAAGTGGGACGGTGCGTTCGTCTGGGCCTGCAAGAACTATGATGGCGACGTGCAGTCCGACACCGTCGCGCAGGGTTATGGCTCGCTAGGCATGATGAGCTCGGTGCTGATGACGCCCGACGGCAAGACCTGCGAGGCCGAGGCCGCGCACGGTACCGTCACGCGCCACTACCGCCAGCACCAGCGCGGCGAGAAGACCTCGACCAACCCGGTCGCGTCGATCTTCGCCTGGACCCGCGGTCTCGCGCACCGCGGCAAGCTCGATGAAACTCCCGAGGTGATCCGCTTTGCCGAGACGCTGGAGAAGGTCTGTGTCGACGCCATCCAGTCCGGACACATGACCAAGGATCTGGCCATTCTGGTCAGCCCCGACCAGGCCTGGCTCACCACCGAGGATTTCCTCGCCAAGCTGGACGCCGACCTGCAGAAGGCGCTGGCATAA
- a CDS encoding MoxR family ATPase: MKFKGTDSYIATQDLKVAVNAAITLQRPLLIKGEPGTGKTVLAIEVAKALNKPLIQWHIKSTTKAQQGLYEYDAVSRLRDSQLGDAKVHDISNYIIKGKLWEAFTGDDSPVLLIDEIDKADIEFPNDLLLELDRMEFFVYETQERVIAVNRPIVIITSNNEKELPDAFLRRCFFHYIQFPDPDTMKEIIDVHFPDIQKKLVSEALRIFYEIRDVPGLKKKPSTSELLDWLKLLMAEDMTPEMLRERDPNKLIPPLHGALLKNEQDVHLFERLAFLSRRQS, encoded by the coding sequence ATGAAATTCAAAGGCACCGACAGCTACATCGCCACCCAGGATCTGAAGGTGGCGGTGAATGCGGCGATCACCCTGCAGCGCCCGCTGCTGATCAAGGGCGAACCGGGTACCGGCAAGACGGTGCTGGCCATCGAAGTGGCGAAGGCGCTGAACAAGCCCCTGATCCAGTGGCACATCAAGTCGACCACCAAGGCGCAGCAGGGCCTGTACGAATACGACGCCGTGTCCCGCCTGCGCGACAGCCAGCTGGGCGACGCCAAGGTGCACGACATCTCCAACTACATCATCAAGGGCAAATTGTGGGAAGCCTTCACGGGCGATGACTCGCCGGTGCTGCTGATCGACGAGATCGACAAGGCCGACATCGAGTTTCCGAACGATCTGCTGCTCGAGCTCGATCGCATGGAGTTCTTCGTCTACGAGACCCAGGAGCGAGTCATCGCCGTCAACCGGCCGATCGTGATCATCACCTCGAACAACGAGAAAGAGCTGCCCGACGCCTTCCTGCGCCGCTGCTTCTTCCACTACATCCAGTTCCCGGACCCGGACACGATGAAGGAAATCATCGACGTCCACTTCCCCGACATCCAGAAGAAACTGGTCAGCGAGGCGCTGCGAATCTTCTATGAAATCCGCGATGTGCCGGGCCTGAAGAAGAAGCCCTCCACGTCCGAGCTGCTCGACTGGCTCAAGCTGCTGATGGCCGAGGACATGACCCCCGAGATGCTGCGCGAGCGCGATCCCAACAAGCTTATCCCACCGCTGCACGGCGCGCTGCTGAAGAACGAGCAGGACGTGCATCTGTTCGAGCGCCTCGCTTTCCTCAGCCGTCGCCAGAGCTAG
- a CDS encoding cyclic nucleotide-gated ion channel, with product MTGRSGIQRIRRRLFEILEISAMDDKVSSIFDAFIITMIVLNVALVVFETSEPLFSQYKTVFHAFDLFTIGVFTIEYLARIWVSDMHGHYPRNKPWRARLRYIVSPYALIDLVAILPFYLGLYWDLRILRLFRLVRLLKLFRYSPALATLGRVFYSERRGLLAAGIIMVGLMVVAATIIYYLEHDAQPAVFASIPHAMWWAVATLTTVGYGDMTPITTEGRMFGGFMMICGLGMFALPVGILASGFATEIRQREFVVNKDVLGQIPVFSSLGPLPLSRIASLLKARIFNVSDVITRAGDYADSMFIVLSGEVEVATEYQRVRMTSGEFFGELGLLVDKERNFTATARSRCQLMMLQKADFLHLIGQSPDIGRVILEQASARLGAVGADGEALLDEEEIARSRRAIDRALNQLG from the coding sequence ATGACAGGCCGGTCGGGAATCCAACGGATCCGCCGCCGGCTGTTCGAGATTCTCGAGATCAGCGCGATGGACGACAAGGTGTCGTCGATCTTCGACGCCTTCATCATCACGATGATCGTGCTCAACGTGGCGCTCGTGGTGTTCGAGACCTCCGAGCCCCTGTTCAGCCAGTACAAGACCGTGTTCCACGCCTTCGACCTGTTCACCATCGGGGTGTTCACAATCGAGTATCTGGCGCGCATCTGGGTCAGCGACATGCATGGGCACTATCCGCGAAACAAGCCGTGGCGTGCCCGCCTGCGCTATATAGTCTCGCCCTATGCGCTGATCGACCTGGTCGCCATCCTGCCGTTCTATCTCGGCCTCTACTGGGACCTGCGCATTCTCCGGCTGTTCCGGCTGGTGCGGCTGCTCAAGCTGTTCCGCTATTCGCCGGCGCTCGCGACCCTTGGCCGCGTATTCTATTCGGAGCGGCGCGGGCTGCTGGCCGCCGGCATCATCATGGTCGGACTGATGGTGGTCGCGGCGACCATCATCTATTACCTGGAGCACGATGCCCAGCCGGCGGTGTTCGCCAGTATACCGCACGCCATGTGGTGGGCGGTGGCGACCCTGACGACCGTCGGTTACGGCGACATGACACCGATCACGACCGAAGGCCGGATGTTCGGCGGCTTCATGATGATCTGCGGGCTGGGTATGTTCGCGCTGCCGGTCGGCATCCTCGCATCGGGCTTCGCCACCGAAATCCGGCAACGGGAGTTCGTGGTCAACAAGGACGTGCTGGGCCAGATACCGGTATTTTCCAGCCTGGGGCCGTTGCCGCTGTCGCGCATCGCCAGCCTGCTCAAGGCGCGGATATTCAATGTCAGCGACGTCATCACCCGTGCGGGCGATTATGCCGACAGCATGTTCATCGTCCTGTCGGGCGAGGTGGAAGTCGCGACCGAATACCAGCGTGTGCGCATGACCTCCGGGGAGTTCTTTGGCGAATTGGGGTTGTTGGTCGACAAGGAACGCAATTTCACGGCGACCGCGCGCTCGCGTTGCCAGCTGATGATGCTCCAGAAGGCTGATTTCCTGCATCTTATCGGGCAAAGCCCGGATATTGGCCGGGTCATTCTGGAGCAGGCCTCGGCCCGTCTTGGCGCGGTCGGTGCGGATGGCGAGGCGCTGCTCGACGAAGAGGAAATCGCCCGCTCGAGGCGCGCTATCGACCGGGCGTTGAACCAGCTGGGCTGA
- the dksA gene encoding RNA polymerase-binding protein DksA, which translates to MNPTQLAYFKKKLLDWKAEILRESRETLDHLQEGGIQEPDLADRASTETDWSLELRTRDRQRKLISKIDAALRRVDTGEYGYCEVTGEPIGLKRLEARPVATMTLEAQEAHERKERVHRDD; encoded by the coding sequence ATGAATCCCACCCAGCTGGCGTACTTCAAAAAGAAGCTGCTGGACTGGAAGGCGGAAATACTCCGCGAGAGCCGTGAGACGCTGGACCATCTCCAGGAAGGCGGCATCCAGGAACCCGATCTCGCCGACCGCGCCTCCACCGAGACCGACTGGTCGCTGGAGCTGCGCACCCGTGATCGCCAGCGCAAGCTGATTTCCAAGATCGATGCGGCATTGCGGCGGGTCGACACCGGCGAATACGGCTATTGCGAAGTCACCGGAGAACCCATCGGCCTGAAGCGGCTGGAGGCGCGGCCGGTTGCCACCATGACGCTCGAGGCGCAGGAAGCCCACGAGCGCAAGGAGCGCGTGCACCGAGACGACTGA